In the genome of Leptolyngbya subtilissima AS-A7, one region contains:
- the rlmD gene encoding 23S rRNA (uracil(1939)-C(5))-methyltransferase RlmD has translation MDQWQQGETLDLEITDLSSSGDGIGRWQDRVVFVPDTVPGDLVRARLLQAKPTFGRAKVRQLLTPSPDRIRAACIVADKCGGCQWQSISYPSQLAAKQQQVLDAFTRIGGFEKPNVLPILASDAPLGYRNKATYPLGRSPEGQVKAGYFRQGSHKLVNLNQCPVQDERLNPLLAEIKRDIQERGWSIYSESKHQGRLRHLSLRVGRRTGQMLLTLVSTAPNLKDVELQAQEWRERYPDLVGVCVNLNPDKTNAIFGAETLVIDGVPYIEEIFAGLRFRIHATTFFQVNTEQAEQVLQIILDELQLTGSETIIDAYCGVGTLTLPLAQQAKRVMGLEVQSEAVAQGLANAGLNGIDNVEFRAGDVGALLVEAAASLSDPLDIVVLDPPRKGCDRSVLDALIELRPPRIVYMSCDPATLARDLKILRDEGGYTLTKAQPADFFPQTPHVECVAFLVA, from the coding sequence ATGGACCAGTGGCAGCAAGGAGAAACCCTTGATCTGGAAATTACTGACCTGAGTAGCAGCGGTGACGGCATCGGCCGCTGGCAGGATCGGGTGGTATTTGTGCCCGACACCGTACCCGGCGACTTGGTGCGGGCACGATTATTGCAGGCTAAGCCCACCTTTGGTCGGGCCAAGGTGCGGCAGTTGCTGACCCCTTCTCCCGATCGCATTCGGGCGGCCTGCATTGTGGCTGACAAATGCGGCGGTTGTCAGTGGCAGTCCATCAGCTATCCCTCCCAACTGGCGGCTAAACAGCAGCAGGTGCTTGACGCCTTTACGCGTATAGGTGGCTTTGAAAAGCCCAATGTGCTGCCGATTTTGGCTTCTGATGCTCCTTTGGGCTACCGCAACAAGGCGACCTACCCCCTGGGGCGATCGCCCGAAGGCCAAGTCAAGGCAGGCTACTTTCGCCAGGGCAGCCACAAGCTGGTTAACCTCAACCAGTGCCCTGTGCAGGACGAGCGCCTGAACCCACTGCTGGCTGAGATTAAGCGCGACATTCAGGAGCGGGGTTGGTCGATCTATAGCGAAAGCAAGCACCAAGGCAGGCTGCGCCACCTGTCGCTGCGGGTGGGCCGCCGCACTGGGCAGATGCTGCTGACCCTGGTATCCACAGCGCCTAATCTCAAGGATGTAGAATTGCAGGCCCAGGAGTGGCGAGAGCGTTACCCTGATCTTGTCGGCGTGTGTGTCAACCTCAACCCCGACAAGACCAACGCCATTTTTGGTGCCGAAACCCTAGTGATTGACGGCGTGCCCTACATCGAAGAAATCTTTGCCGGGCTGCGGTTTCGCATTCATGCCACTACGTTCTTTCAGGTCAATACCGAGCAGGCTGAGCAGGTGTTGCAGATTATTCTGGACGAGCTACAGCTCACCGGCAGCGAAACCATCATCGACGCCTACTGCGGCGTGGGCACCTTGACTCTGCCCCTGGCTCAACAGGCCAAGCGGGTGATGGGTTTAGAAGTTCAGTCCGAAGCCGTAGCTCAGGGCTTGGCCAACGCAGGGCTCAACGGTATTGATAACGTTGAATTTCGCGCTGGGGATGTGGGGGCATTGCTGGTCGAGGCTGCCGCTAGCCTCAGCGATCCACTGGATATCGTCGTGCTTGATCCGCCCCGTAAGGGCTGCGATCGCTCGGTGCTCGATGCCCTGATCGAACTTCGTCCACCCCGCATCGTCTACATGAGCTGTGACCCCGCTACCCTGGCTCGAGACCTTAAAATTCTGCGAGATGAAGGCGGCTATACCCTAACCAAGGCCCAACCCGCCGACTTCTTTCCCCAGACCCCCCACGTAGAATGCGTCGCATTTCTGGTAGCGTAA
- the lpxD gene encoding UDP-3-O-(3-hydroxymyristoyl)glucosamine N-acyltransferase yields the protein MKFSTIADKIQITAASSLTANPGHDPDIAGVAAVDQASVGMLSYIEGDKFASFVGTTQTNALILPQNPLLQAKATERGIAWLSTPDPRLAFARAIALFYTPYQPAPGIHPTAVIDPTATCGENVSIGANAVIQAGVYLGEGVCIHPNVVVYPQVRVGDRTVLHANCTIHERTQIGADCAIHSGAVVGAEGFGFVPTPHGWEKMEQSGIVVIEDGVRVGSNSTIDRPAVGTTRVGRGTKLDNLVHIAHGCQVGEGVVMAGQVGMAGGVTIGNRVILAGQVGIANQAVIGDGAIATAKAGIHGDVAPGEIVTGSPALPHKVSLKASAVYRRLPEMYKIVQRLQKHLL from the coding sequence ATGAAGTTCAGCACCATTGCCGACAAAATCCAGATTACCGCCGCCTCTAGTCTGACTGCCAACCCCGGCCACGATCCTGATATTGCTGGGGTGGCAGCCGTCGACCAGGCCTCGGTCGGCATGCTGAGCTACATCGAGGGAGATAAGTTCGCCAGCTTTGTAGGGACTACCCAAACCAACGCTCTGATTTTGCCTCAGAATCCCCTGTTGCAGGCCAAGGCCACCGAACGTGGCATCGCGTGGCTCAGCACCCCTGACCCACGCCTGGCCTTTGCCCGTGCCATTGCGCTGTTCTATACGCCCTACCAACCCGCTCCTGGCATCCACCCCACCGCCGTGATTGATCCCACGGCCACCTGTGGTGAAAATGTCTCCATCGGGGCCAACGCGGTAATTCAAGCCGGAGTCTACTTAGGAGAGGGGGTCTGCATTCATCCCAATGTGGTGGTCTATCCCCAGGTGCGGGTGGGCGATCGCACCGTGCTGCACGCCAACTGCACCATCCACGAGCGCACTCAGATTGGCGCCGACTGCGCTATCCACAGCGGCGCGGTGGTCGGGGCCGAGGGCTTTGGCTTTGTGCCTACCCCCCACGGCTGGGAGAAAATGGAGCAGTCGGGCATTGTCGTCATTGAGGACGGCGTGCGGGTGGGCAGCAACTCCACCATCGATCGCCCTGCCGTGGGCACGACTCGTGTGGGGCGCGGCACCAAGCTCGATAACCTGGTGCATATTGCCCACGGCTGCCAGGTGGGCGAAGGGGTAGTGATGGCAGGGCAAGTGGGCATGGCCGGTGGCGTTACCATCGGCAACCGGGTGATTTTGGCGGGGCAGGTGGGCATTGCCAACCAGGCCGTGATTGGTGACGGCGCGATCGCCACCGCCAAAGCCGGCATCCATGGCGACGTCGCCCCCGGCGAAATCGTTACTGGCTCACCGGCTCTGCCCCATAAAGTCTCTCTCAAGGCCTCAGCGGTGTACCGTCGCCTGCCCGAAATGTACAAGATCGTTCAGCGCCTGCAAAAGCACCTACTCTAG
- the lexA gene encoding transcriptional repressor LexA — translation MESLTTAQQELYDWLVEYIRANQHSPSIRQMMRAMNLRSPAPIQSRLEHLKNKGYIEWSEGKARTIRVRDNVRGVPILGTIAAGFVNEAFTDTVERLDLNGLPIQSGDYALKVTGDSMIEAMIQDGDVVIMRPVKDPQGIREGTIVAARVESGTTLKSFHREGNQVQLKPANPKYPIMEFPADLVDVQGRLVAVWRGIDPDFTV, via the coding sequence ATGGAATCCTTAACAACTGCCCAACAGGAGCTCTACGACTGGCTAGTTGAGTATATCCGGGCTAATCAGCACTCCCCCTCCATTCGCCAAATGATGCGGGCAATGAACCTACGTTCCCCTGCACCCATTCAAAGTCGCTTAGAACACCTCAAGAACAAAGGCTACATTGAGTGGAGCGAGGGGAAAGCGCGCACCATTCGCGTTCGGGATAATGTCCGTGGTGTGCCCATCCTTGGCACCATTGCTGCTGGTTTTGTCAACGAAGCGTTTACCGATACTGTTGAGCGTCTCGATCTCAATGGGCTGCCCATTCAGTCTGGTGACTACGCCCTCAAGGTCACCGGAGACAGCATGATCGAGGCCATGATTCAGGACGGGGATGTGGTAATTATGCGTCCGGTAAAAGATCCCCAGGGCATTCGGGAGGGGACCATTGTTGCGGCCCGGGTTGAGAGTGGCACTACCCTCAAATCATTCCACCGCGAGGGCAACCAGGTACAGCTCAAACCTGCTAACCCTAAGTACCCGATTATGGAGTTTCCAGCGGATCTCGTAGACGTACAGGGTCGCCTAGTGGCCGTGTGGCGCGGTATCGATCCCGACTTTACCGTCTGA
- the rpoD gene encoding RNA polymerase sigma factor RpoD, giving the protein MTQANHLLGTINPETELDLLIDGNDSDENFVAQDDEAGADDKAPKGKVTRRRAQTKKRHYTEDSIRLYLQEIGRIRLLRAEEEIELARKIADLLKLERIHDELFDSLERDPSDIEWAAAVSQDEGKDYTLASFRHRLHIGRRAKDKMVQSNLRLVVSIAKKYMNRGLSFQDLIQEGSLGLIRAAEKFDHEKGYKFSTYATWWIRQAITRAIADQSRTIRLPVHLYETISRIKKTTKLLSQELGRKPTEEEIATRMEMTIEKLRFIAKSAQLPISLETPIGKEEDSRLGDFIESDGETPEDQVSKSLLREDLESVLGTLSPRERDVLRLRYGLDDGRMKTLEEIGQIFNVTRERIRQIEAKALRKLRHPNRNSILKEYIR; this is encoded by the coding sequence ATGACCCAAGCAAATCATCTGCTCGGCACCATCAACCCTGAAACTGAACTCGATCTACTGATCGACGGTAATGATAGTGACGAGAATTTTGTTGCCCAAGATGACGAGGCCGGCGCCGATGACAAAGCGCCGAAAGGGAAGGTAACCCGCCGCCGAGCTCAAACCAAAAAGCGCCACTACACCGAAGACTCTATTCGGCTCTATCTGCAAGAGATTGGCCGTATTCGCCTACTACGGGCTGAAGAAGAAATCGAGTTGGCCCGCAAGATTGCCGACCTGCTCAAGCTAGAGCGCATCCACGATGAGCTGTTTGATTCTCTAGAGCGCGATCCTTCCGATATTGAGTGGGCTGCTGCTGTCAGCCAAGACGAAGGTAAAGACTACACCCTAGCCAGCTTCCGCCACCGTTTGCACATTGGTCGCCGCGCCAAAGACAAAATGGTGCAGTCGAACCTGCGCTTGGTGGTATCGATTGCCAAAAAGTATATGAACCGTGGTCTCTCCTTCCAAGACCTGATTCAGGAAGGCAGTCTAGGTCTAATTCGCGCCGCTGAGAAGTTTGACCACGAAAAGGGCTACAAGTTCTCGACCTACGCTACCTGGTGGATTCGTCAGGCCATCACCCGGGCGATCGCGGATCAGTCGCGCACCATTCGCCTACCGGTGCACCTTTACGAAACCATTTCTCGCATCAAAAAGACCACCAAACTGCTTTCCCAAGAGCTTGGCCGTAAGCCCACTGAAGAAGAGATCGCCACTCGCATGGAAATGACCATCGAGAAGCTGCGATTTATTGCCAAATCGGCCCAGCTGCCCATCTCCCTTGAGACTCCCATTGGTAAGGAAGAAGATTCTCGCCTAGGCGACTTTATTGAGTCGGACGGCGAAACCCCCGAAGACCAAGTATCTAAGAGCCTCCTTCGGGAAGACCTGGAAAGCGTTTTGGGCACCCTCAGCCCCCGCGAGCGGGATGTGCTGCGCCTGCGCTACGGTCTCGACGATGGCCGGATGAAAACTCTGGAAGAAATTGGCCAGATCTTCAACGTTACCCGCGAGCGCATTCGCCAAATTGAAGCCAAGGCCCTGCGTAAACTGCGCCATCCCAACCGCAACAGCATTCTGAAAGAGTACATTCGCTAG
- the cysE gene encoding serine O-acetyltransferase, producing the protein MLTTLIADFRIVFERDPAARNWLEVLTCYPGLHALGLHRFSHWLWNLGLPVVPRVISHLARFLTGIEIHPGATIGKGVFIDHGMGVVIGETAIIGNYALIYQGVTLGGTGKEVGKRHPTLGNNVVVGAGAKVLGNIYLGHNVRIGAGSVVLREVPSDCTVVGVPGRIVYRAGERVEPLEHGRLPDSEAQVIRALLDRIEALEKEVQALGQVRREPVLVGAVRSQDGVYCRLQDRVIEEFLDGSGI; encoded by the coding sequence GTGCTCACCACCCTGATTGCCGATTTTCGTATCGTCTTCGAGCGTGACCCAGCGGCTCGCAACTGGCTAGAAGTACTCACCTGCTATCCTGGCCTGCACGCCCTGGGGCTACACCGCTTCAGTCACTGGCTTTGGAACCTGGGCCTGCCCGTAGTACCTCGCGTCATTTCTCACCTAGCGCGGTTTCTCACCGGCATCGAAATTCACCCCGGGGCCACCATCGGTAAAGGTGTTTTCATCGACCACGGCATGGGAGTGGTGATTGGTGAAACTGCAATCATTGGGAACTACGCCCTGATCTATCAAGGCGTAACCCTGGGAGGCACTGGTAAGGAAGTTGGCAAGCGCCATCCTACCCTAGGCAATAACGTGGTCGTTGGAGCAGGTGCCAAGGTACTGGGCAATATCTACCTCGGACACAACGTACGCATCGGGGCTGGTTCGGTGGTACTGCGAGAAGTGCCCTCCGACTGCACAGTAGTCGGTGTACCCGGACGCATTGTGTATCGGGCTGGGGAGCGTGTAGAACCCTTGGAGCATGGCCGCTTACCCGACTCCGAAGCTCAGGTGATTCGCGCCCTGCTCGATCGCATTGAAGCATTAGAAAAAGAAGTCCAGGCTTTGGGGCAAGTGCGCCGCGAACCCGTTTTAGTGGGTGCTGTCCGCTCGCAGGACGGTGTTTACTGCCGCTTGCAAGATCGAGTCATTGAAGAATTTCTAGACGGCAGCGGCATTTAA
- a CDS encoding bactofilin family protein, which yields MFKRKAAPPLTYLSQKTEFEGVLHAEGMLRVDGVIHGTVDIKGDLEISSTGLIEGPEVKAQNIVVQGVLKARVFAAGKLTLSRTARLEGDVVAGALEIEPGAYYTGYIETRDAKSLPPAREVPELYGTTEL from the coding sequence ATGTTTAAACGCAAAGCGGCTCCGCCATTGACCTATTTGAGTCAAAAAACTGAGTTTGAAGGGGTGCTCCACGCCGAGGGTATGCTGCGAGTAGACGGCGTGATTCACGGCACCGTAGATATCAAAGGTGATTTAGAAATTTCCTCTACGGGGTTGATTGAAGGTCCCGAAGTGAAGGCCCAAAACATTGTGGTGCAGGGAGTGCTGAAGGCCCGAGTGTTTGCCGCAGGCAAGCTCACCCTAAGCCGCACAGCTCGTTTAGAAGGAGATGTAGTGGCTGGAGCCCTAGAGATAGAACCGGGTGCTTACTACACCGGATATATCGAGACTCGAGATGCCAAGTCACTGCCGCCGGCGCGCGAGGTGCCCGAGCTCTACGGCACCACTGAGCTTTAG
- a CDS encoding orange carotenoid protein N-terminal domain-containing protein, whose amino-acid sequence MTAIDVRLQFEQAVQSFESVDVDCKIAVLWQIYDTLGQAFAAIAPVALFSQAVQQLLGQIQQVDRDDQVAILRDILAGADTRFTQAYQTLNVNMKLAFWHRLFNLMPANRLPLTACQDGSATTKALLARINTMGLNERLHFLRRVAG is encoded by the coding sequence ATGACCGCTATTGACGTTCGCCTTCAGTTTGAGCAAGCCGTTCAATCGTTTGAATCGGTCGATGTAGACTGCAAGATTGCCGTGCTTTGGCAGATTTACGACACCCTGGGTCAGGCCTTTGCGGCGATCGCCCCGGTAGCGCTCTTCTCCCAGGCGGTGCAGCAGCTGCTGGGCCAGATTCAGCAAGTCGATCGCGACGATCAGGTGGCCATCCTACGCGATATTCTCGCTGGGGCCGATACCCGCTTTACCCAGGCCTACCAAACTCTCAACGTGAATATGAAGCTGGCCTTTTGGCACCGCCTGTTTAACCTCATGCCTGCCAATCGACTGCCCTTAACCGCCTGCCAAGACGGTTCGGCTACAACCAAGGCGCTGCTTGCTCGCATTAACACCATGGGGCTTAACGAGCGTCTTCATTTCTTGCGCCGGGTTGCGGGCTAA
- a CDS encoding ABC transporter ATP-binding protein — MPSIDVNQLSKRYPIAIKEPGLGGTLRHFWRRQYRLVDAVQSISFHIEPGEVVGFLGPNGAGKTTTLKMLTGLIHPSSGTVRVGDQVPFQRRTEFLQDITLVMGQKQQLLWDLPALDSLRINGAIYGLSDKEFRYRIDELTEMLALQGKLNQPVRKLSLGERMKAEMMAALLHRPRVLFLDEPTLGLDVNAQVAVREFLRDYNRRYEATILLTSHYMADITALCRRVLLIYQGRLIYDGSLEGLLDRFAPYREVTVDLATGCDAATLNRYGELESLEGCTARLIVHRDTLTQTVAQLLGDLDVQDLTVSDPPVEEVIGRVFAAGSAER; from the coding sequence ATGCCCAGTATCGATGTCAATCAGCTCAGCAAGCGCTATCCCATCGCCATTAAAGAGCCTGGGTTAGGGGGCACGCTAAGGCATTTCTGGCGTCGTCAGTACCGTCTGGTAGACGCAGTGCAGTCTATCTCCTTCCACATTGAGCCCGGCGAGGTGGTAGGTTTTTTAGGACCCAATGGCGCTGGTAAAACTACCACCCTCAAAATGCTCACCGGGCTCATCCACCCCTCTAGCGGCACCGTGCGGGTCGGCGACCAGGTGCCCTTTCAGCGGCGCACTGAGTTTTTGCAGGATATTACCCTGGTTATGGGTCAAAAGCAGCAGCTGCTGTGGGACTTGCCCGCCTTGGATTCGTTGCGTATTAATGGCGCTATCTATGGTCTTTCTGACAAAGAATTTCGCTATCGAATCGACGAACTCACCGAGATGCTGGCCCTCCAGGGAAAGCTGAATCAGCCTGTGCGCAAGCTGTCCCTCGGTGAGCGCATGAAGGCTGAAATGATGGCGGCTCTACTTCACCGTCCCCGCGTCCTATTTTTAGATGAGCCCACCCTGGGTCTAGACGTCAATGCCCAGGTAGCGGTGCGGGAATTTTTGCGCGACTACAACCGGCGCTACGAAGCCACCATTTTGCTCACCAGCCACTACATGGCCGATATCACTGCCCTGTGTCGTCGAGTGCTGCTGATTTACCAGGGACGGTTAATCTATGACGGCAGCCTAGAGGGGCTGCTCGATCGCTTTGCTCCCTACCGAGAAGTCACCGTAGATTTGGCCACTGGCTGCGATGCGGCTACCCTGAACCGTTACGGCGAATTAGAAAGCTTAGAGGGCTGCACTGCCCGGCTGATTGTGCACCGCGATACCCTAACTCAAACCGTCGCTCAGCTGCTGGGAGATTTGGACGTGCAGGACTTGACCGTTAGCGATCCGCCGGTGGAAGAGGTGATCGGGCGAGTGTTTGCAGCAGGATCCGCAGAAAGGTGA
- a CDS encoding cupin domain-containing protein, translating to MKITGLDQVPEESVSHNPAIKKRVLLQRDDLPHLTNFAQARFAPGQVANGHSHADMAEVFFVESGDGTITVDGQAYALTPGVCVAIEPGEHHEVANTGTQELVLTYFGLRL from the coding sequence ATGAAAATTACCGGCCTTGACCAAGTACCCGAGGAGTCGGTCTCCCACAACCCGGCGATTAAAAAGCGGGTGCTGCTGCAAAGAGATGATTTACCCCACCTGACCAACTTTGCCCAGGCCCGCTTTGCCCCTGGACAGGTCGCCAATGGCCACAGCCACGCCGACATGGCCGAAGTATTTTTTGTTGAATCGGGCGATGGTACCATTACTGTTGACGGTCAAGCCTATGCACTGACTCCCGGCGTCTGTGTTGCGATCGAGCCCGGCGAACACCACGAAGTCGCCAATACCGGCACCCAAGAACTCGTACTCACCTACTTTGGCCTCCGCCTTTAG
- the aroC gene encoding chorismate synthase — MGNTFGDLFRITTFGESHGGGVGVVIDGCPPRLEISAEEIQAELDRRRPGQSKITTPRKESDRCEILSGVFQGKTLGTPISILVRNENTRPQDYSEMVTAYRPSHADATYDAKYGLRNYQGGGRSSARETIGRVAAGAIAKKILHQITGTEIIGYVKRIQDLEGSVDPSTVTLEQVESNIVRCPDPIAAEQMIDRVEAIRDQGDSVGGVVECVARGVKVGLGSPVFDKLEADLAKGVMSLPASKGFEIGSGFAGTLLTGSEHNDEFYTDEAGTLRTRTNRSGGTQGGISNGENIIIRVAFKPTATIRKAQNTVTNTGEATVLEARGRHDPCVLPRAVPMVEAMVALVLCDHLLRHHGQCELF, encoded by the coding sequence ATGGGCAACACCTTTGGGGATTTATTTCGCATCACCACCTTTGGCGAATCCCATGGCGGTGGGGTGGGGGTGGTCATCGACGGCTGCCCGCCCCGCCTAGAGATTTCCGCCGAGGAAATTCAGGCTGAGCTCGATCGCCGTCGTCCCGGTCAGAGCAAAATTACTACCCCCCGCAAAGAGAGCGATCGCTGCGAAATTCTCTCCGGAGTCTTTCAGGGCAAGACCCTGGGCACACCCATCTCGATTCTGGTGCGCAACGAAAATACCCGCCCCCAAGACTACAGCGAGATGGTCACCGCCTATCGCCCCTCTCACGCCGATGCCACCTACGACGCCAAGTACGGCCTGCGCAATTACCAAGGCGGCGGACGCTCTTCAGCCCGAGAAACCATTGGTCGGGTGGCGGCGGGGGCGATCGCCAAAAAGATCCTCCACCAGATTACCGGCACTGAGATCATCGGCTACGTCAAACGCATCCAGGATCTGGAGGGCAGCGTGGACCCCAGCACGGTCACCCTAGAGCAGGTCGAGAGCAACATTGTCCGCTGCCCCGACCCGATCGCCGCCGAGCAAATGATCGACCGAGTTGAAGCCATCCGCGACCAGGGAGATTCCGTCGGTGGCGTGGTGGAGTGCGTAGCTCGCGGCGTCAAAGTCGGGCTGGGTTCCCCCGTATTTGACAAGCTCGAAGCCGACCTGGCCAAGGGCGTAATGTCGCTGCCCGCCAGCAAGGGTTTTGAAATTGGCTCTGGATTCGCCGGTACCCTGCTCACCGGCAGCGAGCATAACGACGAATTCTACACCGACGAGGCGGGCACCCTCCGCACCCGCACCAATCGCTCCGGCGGCACCCAAGGGGGCATCTCCAACGGCGAAAACATTATCATTCGCGTTGCCTTTAAGCCCACCGCCACCATTCGCAAAGCCCAAAACACCGTCACTAACACCGGCGAAGCCACTGTATTAGAAGCCCGAGGCCGCCACGACCCCTGCGTGCTGCCCCGCGCTGTGCCCATGGTCGAAGCCATGGTGGCTCTGGTGCTGTGCGACCACCTGCTGCGCCACCACGGCCAGTGTGAGCTGTTTTAG
- a CDS encoding M23 family metallopeptidase, which translates to MPPLPLKPYTVLITATGKSPITLRLCPVPLLVGLAVLVGLPFTWISLLLYQNVQLVQRNQNLSETASEVLTELDAIGNEIEVLKNRAGLPEQSIENTRVPNSKAEIPPRGGVAEEAPAEVMFDAARRQLPSLEVMLARAVKPALEQTLESEAEQAAAFPNGKPIAGEPSISSEFGLRPNPFGRRGYEMHEGVDFAGPVGKPILATAEGVVVRADYNGGYGNHVRIDHGYNYETLYGHLSKLEVKIGDRVQRGDVVGYLGSTGRSSGPHLHYSIYRNGQAVNPRHYLKLAETK; encoded by the coding sequence ATGCCCCCTCTCCCGCTCAAGCCCTACACCGTGCTGATTACGGCAACCGGCAAATCGCCTATCACCCTCAGGTTGTGCCCGGTGCCGCTGCTGGTAGGGCTAGCGGTGCTGGTAGGGCTGCCCTTCACTTGGATTAGCCTGCTGCTTTATCAAAACGTACAGCTCGTTCAGCGCAACCAAAATTTGTCTGAAACCGCTAGCGAAGTACTTACCGAGCTAGACGCCATTGGCAATGAGATCGAGGTGCTCAAAAATCGAGCTGGCTTACCCGAGCAGAGCATTGAAAACACTCGCGTCCCTAACTCCAAAGCGGAGATTCCTCCCCGAGGCGGCGTGGCAGAGGAGGCTCCAGCTGAGGTCATGTTCGACGCGGCCCGCCGTCAGCTACCAAGTTTAGAGGTCATGCTGGCTCGGGCCGTAAAGCCAGCCCTTGAGCAAACCCTGGAGTCCGAAGCCGAGCAGGCGGCGGCCTTCCCCAATGGCAAACCGATCGCAGGCGAGCCATCGATTTCCTCAGAGTTTGGGCTGCGGCCCAACCCCTTTGGCCGACGAGGCTACGAAATGCATGAGGGCGTAGATTTTGCCGGGCCAGTGGGCAAACCGATTTTGGCCACTGCGGAGGGTGTGGTGGTGCGAGCCGACTACAACGGCGGCTACGGCAACCACGTCAGAATCGACCACGGCTACAACTACGAAACCCTCTATGGGCACCTGTCAAAGCTGGAGGTCAAGATTGGCGATCGCGTCCAGCGAGGCGATGTGGTGGGCTATCTGGGCAGCACCGGGCGCTCCTCTGGTCCTCACCTGCACTACAGCATCTACCGCAACGGTCAGGCGGTGAATCCTCGCCATTATTTGAAGCTTGCGGAAACTAAATAG
- a CDS encoding MBL fold metallo-hydrolase has product MALYRECAMEVTWLDSNSWLITMGGQRILVDPWLVGELVFGQQTWLFKGEHPQPQLLPEAIDLILLSQGLEDHAHPPTLKALDRAIPVVGSPSAAKVAESLGYSQVTALSHGETFTLNQQVTIKAIPGTPMGPLVVENGYILRDVSCGEAGTSLFYEPHGFHRPELKAEGPVDVVITPVVDLALPVVGPIIRGQKGALELVDWLRPQVVLPTADAGAVTYSGMLINWLKTVGEPQALQAAIAAQGHSTRVLAPIVGQPLPLNLVPRQPLATGV; this is encoded by the coding sequence ATGGCGCTCTATAGAGAATGTGCGATGGAAGTCACCTGGCTCGACAGCAACTCTTGGCTGATTACCATGGGAGGACAGCGCATTCTGGTTGACCCTTGGCTGGTGGGAGAGCTGGTATTTGGTCAGCAAACCTGGCTATTTAAAGGAGAGCATCCCCAACCTCAGCTGCTGCCCGAGGCGATCGACCTAATTTTGCTCAGCCAGGGGTTAGAAGACCACGCCCATCCCCCCACCCTCAAGGCCCTCGATCGCGCTATTCCGGTAGTGGGTTCGCCCAGTGCGGCGAAGGTGGCAGAGAGTCTTGGCTACAGCCAAGTTACTGCCCTCAGCCATGGCGAAACCTTCACCCTTAACCAGCAGGTGACCATTAAAGCGATTCCTGGCACTCCCATGGGGCCGTTGGTGGTGGAAAACGGCTACATTCTGCGAGACGTTTCGTGCGGTGAGGCTGGGACTTCCCTGTTCTACGAGCCCCACGGCTTTCACCGGCCTGAGCTAAAGGCGGAAGGCCCCGTGGATGTGGTGATCACCCCGGTGGTCGATCTGGCGCTGCCTGTGGTGGGGCCGATCATTCGCGGTCAGAAGGGGGCTTTAGAACTGGTGGATTGGCTGCGACCCCAGGTGGTGCTGCCCACCGCCGATGCGGGCGCAGTCACCTATAGTGGAATGCTGATCAACTGGCTCAAGACGGTAGGGGAGCCTCAAGCGCTGCAGGCGGCGATCGCGGCCCAGGGACATTCGACCCGAGTGCTGGCTCCGATTGTGGGTCAACCACTGCCCTTAAATCTCGTGCCGCGCCAGCCTTTGGCAACAGGAGTCTAA
- the psb34 gene encoding photosystem II assembly protein Psb34, with protein MPYTTEEGGRLNNFATEPKMYEAEPPDPSQKRNYLILGGLAFALVGGLLVVAISVS; from the coding sequence ATGCCTTACACCACCGAAGAGGGCGGTCGCCTCAACAACTTTGCCACTGAGCCTAAGATGTATGAGGCTGAGCCCCCGGACCCTAGCCAAAAGCGCAACTATTTGATTTTGGGCGGCCTGGCCTTCGCTCTGGTGGGCGGGCTTCTGGTGGTGGCAATCTCTGTCTCTTAA
- the rpsU gene encoding 30S ribosomal protein S21 has product MTQVVVGENEGIESALRRFKRQVSKAGVFSEVKRRRHFETPQEKQKRKAVARRKKRFR; this is encoded by the coding sequence ATGACTCAAGTCGTTGTAGGTGAAAACGAAGGCATTGAATCGGCCCTGCGTCGCTTTAAGCGGCAGGTATCTAAGGCCGGGGTTTTTTCAGAAGTTAAGCGTCGTCGCCACTTCGAGACGCCCCAAGAAAAGCAAAAGCGCAAAGCTGTTGCGCGCCGTAAAAAGCGCTTTCGTTAA